In the Mytilus galloprovincialis chromosome 10, xbMytGall1.hap1.1, whole genome shotgun sequence genome, one interval contains:
- the LOC143049656 gene encoding uncharacterized protein LOC143049656 isoform X1, whose protein sequence is MKQEPDDSPNMSEEASKGEERVPFSKSTNINRISEKAKKSQKQKESTKPIKEGESPDSRPTTPVQEGKEDGEEIAAPLTPTTNLKMLFSAVSPEIRDRESKMKDISIGTDDDVVVVEPPDFGDDFDWKPAGSRKEKSLGLLCAKFLNKYPEMPTTKDSNVISLDEIAKDLGVERRRIYDIVNVLESVEIVSRIAKNKYAWHGKSNLPVTLAKLKALGDAEGFAEQMKKLRDFELSRELAEQNAAMCGTKLEKPTFNIENLGGTALMRKDKSLGIMSQKFLMLFLVSEQKTVNLDLAAKILIGDANVDRSDYSKFKTKIRRLYDIANILTSLDLIRKVHVTEFRGRKPAFKYIGPDLMQMQDISVCYNDGFHRPSSRHSLLDCVKNNQVAEMVSGKRSSEAQTTYDKKRKTDPCKSDRGLQVCVCEPVKKPSFPRHSSFEQICEVAEKERQKLYESMSQPCSPTQDYSGDEFTKSLSQGDTPTASPPKKKGSSKIVVQRNLTSEEIRKSKKAETIIIKTGIPACKNPTMIPLTKDQIDAVLKSLKVPVPLKGDKNVSEESEESSDEKLSNKRSSTDSESESAPKKFRVDFPSPPSDDNIEQKTFSDGNKTPKALHTTPEFVGTVEPEKSSDYEPLAVPFPEMEDSIETNTHVDNSVAQMVGKVLKTSQSNIQRIAVQLPNQSPTILQFPVVSVGSPTEATRVTPSQVQILQGMPVSTTGRNGQSFNFMVPLTFSPPLTPDASQSLFSFPSSNQTSTMVTQIQTSVGMATSKKAITIPKFVTPTERPVTTQFYRSTPGGLVPLTSSEIITLSKDGPSTAVRKLDLPDISV, encoded by the exons ATGAAACAAGAGCCAGACGATTCCCCAA ATATGTCAGAGGAAGCATCTAAAGGCGAGGAAAGAGTCCCATtttcaaaatcaacaaatataAACAGAATTTCTGAAAAAGCAAAAAAGTCTCAGAAACAAAAAGAAAGTACTAAACCTATCAAAGAAGGAGAAAGCCCTGACAGTAGACCAACAACTCCAGTACAAGAAGGTAAAGAGGACGGAGAAGAAATTGCTGCACCTCTCACACCAACAACTAATCTTAAAATGCTTTTTAGTGCCGTCAGTCCGGAAATTAGAGATAGGGAAAGCAAAATGAAGGACATATCAATTGGAACTGATGATGATGTGGTAGTTGTAGAACCACCTGACTTTGGAGATGATTTTGATTGGAAGCCAGCTGGTTCCAGGAAAGAAAAATCACTTGGATTGCTTTGTGCCAA attTTTGAATAAATATCCTGAAATGCCAACAACCAAGGACAGTAATGTTATAAGTTTAGATGAAATAGCTAAAGATTTAG gTGTAGAAAGAAGAAGGATATATGATATAGTAAATGTGTTAGAGAGTGTGGAAATAGTCAGTAGAATTGCTAAAAATAAATATGCCTGGCATGGCAAGTCTAACTTGCCTGTAACATTAGCTAAACTAAAG GCACTAGGAGATGCAGAAGGTTTTGCAGAGCAGATGAAGAAATTACGAGATTTTGAGTTAAGTCGAGAACTAGCAGAACAGAATGCAGCTATGTGTGGAACCAAGCTTGAAAAACCAACATTTAATATTGAAAATCTAGGTGGAACAG CATTAATGAGAAAAGACAAATCACTAGGCATAATGAGTCAAAAGTTTCTGATGCTGTTTCTCGTTTCTGAG CAAAAAACAGTGAATTTAGATCTAGCAGCGAAAATACTCATTGGTGATGCAAATGTAGATAGGTCTGACTATTCTAAATTCAAAA caAAGATTAGAAGATTATATGATATAGCCAACATTCTTACTAGTCTAGATCTCATTAGGAAAGTACATGTAACAGAATTTAGGGGAAGGAAACCAGCATTCAAGTATATAGGACCTGATTTAATGCAGATGCAAGACATTAGTG TATGTTATAATGATGGATTTCACAGACCAAGTTCGAGGCATTCATTGTTGGATTGTGTGAAGAATAACCAAG TTGCAGAAATGGTATCAGGAAAGAGATCATCAGAAGCCCAAACTACTT ATGACAAGAAAAGGAAGACTGATCCATGTAAAAGTGACAGAGGATTACAAGTGTGTGTATGTGAACCAGTAAAGAAACCATCATTTCCTCGACATTCATCATTTGAACAGATTTGTGAGGTGGCTGAGAAGGAACGGCAGAAATTATACGAGTCTATGTCACAACCCTGTAGTCCTACTCAGGATTATTCTGGTGATG AGTTTACAAAGAGTTTGAGTCAAGGTGACACCCCTACTGCTAGCCCGCCAAAGAAAAAGGGTTCAAGTAAAATAGTGGTACAACGCAATCTAACTAGTGAAGAAATCAGAAAATCAAAAAAAGCTGAGACAATTATTATTAAAACTGGAATACCTGCATGTAAAAATCCAACCATGATTCCTCTTACAAAAGATCAGATAGATGCTGTTTTAAAATCACTCAAAGTTCCAGTACCTCTGAAAGGGGACAAAAATGTCAGTGAAGAATCAGAGGAGTCGTCAGATGAAAAATTATCCAATAAAAGATCATCCACTGATAGTGAGTCGGAATCAGCTCCTAAAAAATTTAGGGTTGACTTTCCTTCACCTCCTTCAGATGATAATATAGAACAGAAAACTTTTTCTGACGGCAACAAAACACCAAAAGCACTTCATACAACTCCAGAATTCGTAGGTACTGTTGAACCTGAAAAATCTAGTGACTATGAACCATTGGCTGTGCCATTTCCTGAAATGGAAGACTCAATTGAAACAAATACTCATGTTGATAATTCAGTTGCTCAGATGGTAGGGAAAGTGCTAAAAACATCACAATCAAACATCCAAAGAATAGCTGTTCAGTTGCCAAATCAATCTCCTACAATACTTCAGTTTCCAGTTGTTAGTGTAGGTTCACCCACAGAGGCAACGAGGGTGACGCCTTCACAAGTACAAATTCTTCAAGGCATGCCAGTTAGTACGACAGGAAGAAATGGCCAGTCATTTAATTTTATGGTACCTCTAACATTTAGTCCTCCGTTGACACCTGATGCTAGTCAGTCATTGTTCTCCTTCCCGTCGTCAAACCAAACAAGCACCATGGTTACACAGATACAAACATCTGTGGGAATGGCTACGTCTAAAAAAGCTATCACCATTCCAAAGTTTGTCACTCCGACGGAAAGACCAGTTACTACTCAGTTCTATAGGAGCACCCCTGGTGGGTTAGTTCCTCTTACATCTAGTGAAATCATTACTCTCTCTAAAGATGGACCTTCAACGGCAGTGAGAAAACTTGATCTCCCAGACATTAGTGTGTAG
- the LOC143049656 gene encoding uncharacterized protein LOC143049656 isoform X3: MSEEASKGEERVPFSKSTNINRISEKAKKSQKQKESTKPIKEGESPDSRPTTPVQEGKEDGEEIAAPLTPTTNLKMLFSAVSPEIRDRESKMKDISIGTDDDVVVVEPPDFGDDFDWKPAGSRKEKSLGLLCAKFLNKYPEMPTTKDSNVISLDEIAKDLGVERRRIYDIVNVLESVEIVSRIAKNKYAWHGKSNLPVTLAKLKALGDAEGFAEQMKKLRDFELSRELAEQNAAMCGTKLEKPTFNIENLGGTALMRKDKSLGIMSQKFLMLFLVSEQKTVNLDLAAKILIGDANVDRSDYSKFKTKIRRLYDIANILTSLDLIRKVHVTEFRGRKPAFKYIGPDLMQMQDISVCYNDGFHRPSSRHSLLDCVKNNQVAEMVSGKRSSEAQTTYDKKRKTDPCKSDRGLQVCVCEPVKKPSFPRHSSFEQICEVAEKERQKLYESMSQPCSPTQDYSGDEFTKSLSQGDTPTASPPKKKGSSKIVVQRNLTSEEIRKSKKAETIIIKTGIPACKNPTMIPLTKDQIDAVLKSLKVPVPLKGDKNVSEESEESSDEKLSNKRSSTDSESESAPKKFRVDFPSPPSDDNIEQKTFSDGNKTPKALHTTPEFVGTVEPEKSSDYEPLAVPFPEMEDSIETNTHVDNSVAQMVGKVLKTSQSNIQRIAVQLPNQSPTILQFPVVSVGSPTEATRVTPSQVQILQGMPVSTTGRNGQSFNFMVPLTFSPPLTPDASQSLFSFPSSNQTSTMVTQIQTSVGMATSKKAITIPKFVTPTERPVTTQFYRSTPGGLVPLTSSEIITLSKDGPSTAVRKLDLPDISV, from the exons ATGTCAGAGGAAGCATCTAAAGGCGAGGAAAGAGTCCCATtttcaaaatcaacaaatataAACAGAATTTCTGAAAAAGCAAAAAAGTCTCAGAAACAAAAAGAAAGTACTAAACCTATCAAAGAAGGAGAAAGCCCTGACAGTAGACCAACAACTCCAGTACAAGAAGGTAAAGAGGACGGAGAAGAAATTGCTGCACCTCTCACACCAACAACTAATCTTAAAATGCTTTTTAGTGCCGTCAGTCCGGAAATTAGAGATAGGGAAAGCAAAATGAAGGACATATCAATTGGAACTGATGATGATGTGGTAGTTGTAGAACCACCTGACTTTGGAGATGATTTTGATTGGAAGCCAGCTGGTTCCAGGAAAGAAAAATCACTTGGATTGCTTTGTGCCAA attTTTGAATAAATATCCTGAAATGCCAACAACCAAGGACAGTAATGTTATAAGTTTAGATGAAATAGCTAAAGATTTAG gTGTAGAAAGAAGAAGGATATATGATATAGTAAATGTGTTAGAGAGTGTGGAAATAGTCAGTAGAATTGCTAAAAATAAATATGCCTGGCATGGCAAGTCTAACTTGCCTGTAACATTAGCTAAACTAAAG GCACTAGGAGATGCAGAAGGTTTTGCAGAGCAGATGAAGAAATTACGAGATTTTGAGTTAAGTCGAGAACTAGCAGAACAGAATGCAGCTATGTGTGGAACCAAGCTTGAAAAACCAACATTTAATATTGAAAATCTAGGTGGAACAG CATTAATGAGAAAAGACAAATCACTAGGCATAATGAGTCAAAAGTTTCTGATGCTGTTTCTCGTTTCTGAG CAAAAAACAGTGAATTTAGATCTAGCAGCGAAAATACTCATTGGTGATGCAAATGTAGATAGGTCTGACTATTCTAAATTCAAAA caAAGATTAGAAGATTATATGATATAGCCAACATTCTTACTAGTCTAGATCTCATTAGGAAAGTACATGTAACAGAATTTAGGGGAAGGAAACCAGCATTCAAGTATATAGGACCTGATTTAATGCAGATGCAAGACATTAGTG TATGTTATAATGATGGATTTCACAGACCAAGTTCGAGGCATTCATTGTTGGATTGTGTGAAGAATAACCAAG TTGCAGAAATGGTATCAGGAAAGAGATCATCAGAAGCCCAAACTACTT ATGACAAGAAAAGGAAGACTGATCCATGTAAAAGTGACAGAGGATTACAAGTGTGTGTATGTGAACCAGTAAAGAAACCATCATTTCCTCGACATTCATCATTTGAACAGATTTGTGAGGTGGCTGAGAAGGAACGGCAGAAATTATACGAGTCTATGTCACAACCCTGTAGTCCTACTCAGGATTATTCTGGTGATG AGTTTACAAAGAGTTTGAGTCAAGGTGACACCCCTACTGCTAGCCCGCCAAAGAAAAAGGGTTCAAGTAAAATAGTGGTACAACGCAATCTAACTAGTGAAGAAATCAGAAAATCAAAAAAAGCTGAGACAATTATTATTAAAACTGGAATACCTGCATGTAAAAATCCAACCATGATTCCTCTTACAAAAGATCAGATAGATGCTGTTTTAAAATCACTCAAAGTTCCAGTACCTCTGAAAGGGGACAAAAATGTCAGTGAAGAATCAGAGGAGTCGTCAGATGAAAAATTATCCAATAAAAGATCATCCACTGATAGTGAGTCGGAATCAGCTCCTAAAAAATTTAGGGTTGACTTTCCTTCACCTCCTTCAGATGATAATATAGAACAGAAAACTTTTTCTGACGGCAACAAAACACCAAAAGCACTTCATACAACTCCAGAATTCGTAGGTACTGTTGAACCTGAAAAATCTAGTGACTATGAACCATTGGCTGTGCCATTTCCTGAAATGGAAGACTCAATTGAAACAAATACTCATGTTGATAATTCAGTTGCTCAGATGGTAGGGAAAGTGCTAAAAACATCACAATCAAACATCCAAAGAATAGCTGTTCAGTTGCCAAATCAATCTCCTACAATACTTCAGTTTCCAGTTGTTAGTGTAGGTTCACCCACAGAGGCAACGAGGGTGACGCCTTCACAAGTACAAATTCTTCAAGGCATGCCAGTTAGTACGACAGGAAGAAATGGCCAGTCATTTAATTTTATGGTACCTCTAACATTTAGTCCTCCGTTGACACCTGATGCTAGTCAGTCATTGTTCTCCTTCCCGTCGTCAAACCAAACAAGCACCATGGTTACACAGATACAAACATCTGTGGGAATGGCTACGTCTAAAAAAGCTATCACCATTCCAAAGTTTGTCACTCCGACGGAAAGACCAGTTACTACTCAGTTCTATAGGAGCACCCCTGGTGGGTTAGTTCCTCTTACATCTAGTGAAATCATTACTCTCTCTAAAGATGGACCTTCAACGGCAGTGAGAAAACTTGATCTCCCAGACATTAGTGTGTAG
- the LOC143049656 gene encoding uncharacterized protein LOC143049656 isoform X2 → MKQEPDDSPNMSEEASKGEERVPFSKSTNINRISEKAKKSQKQKESTKPIKEGESPDSRPTTPVQEGKEDGEEIAAPLTPTTNLKMLFSAVSPEIRDRESKMKDISIGTDDDVVVVEPPDFGDDFDWKPAGSRKEKSLGLLCAKFLNKYPEMPTTKDSNVISLDEIAKDLGVERRRIYDIVNVLESVEIVSRIAKNKYAWHGKSNLPVTLAKLKALGDAEGFAEQMKKLRDFELSRELAEQNAAMCGTKLEKPTFNIENLGGTALMRKDKSLGIMSQKFLMLFLVSEQKTVNLDLAAKILIGDANVDRSDYSKFKTKIRRLYDIANILTSLDLIRKVHVTEFRGRKPAFKYIGPDLMQMQDISVCYNDGFHRPSSRHSLLDCVKNNQEMVSGKRSSEAQTTYDKKRKTDPCKSDRGLQVCVCEPVKKPSFPRHSSFEQICEVAEKERQKLYESMSQPCSPTQDYSGDEFTKSLSQGDTPTASPPKKKGSSKIVVQRNLTSEEIRKSKKAETIIIKTGIPACKNPTMIPLTKDQIDAVLKSLKVPVPLKGDKNVSEESEESSDEKLSNKRSSTDSESESAPKKFRVDFPSPPSDDNIEQKTFSDGNKTPKALHTTPEFVGTVEPEKSSDYEPLAVPFPEMEDSIETNTHVDNSVAQMVGKVLKTSQSNIQRIAVQLPNQSPTILQFPVVSVGSPTEATRVTPSQVQILQGMPVSTTGRNGQSFNFMVPLTFSPPLTPDASQSLFSFPSSNQTSTMVTQIQTSVGMATSKKAITIPKFVTPTERPVTTQFYRSTPGGLVPLTSSEIITLSKDGPSTAVRKLDLPDISV, encoded by the exons ATGAAACAAGAGCCAGACGATTCCCCAA ATATGTCAGAGGAAGCATCTAAAGGCGAGGAAAGAGTCCCATtttcaaaatcaacaaatataAACAGAATTTCTGAAAAAGCAAAAAAGTCTCAGAAACAAAAAGAAAGTACTAAACCTATCAAAGAAGGAGAAAGCCCTGACAGTAGACCAACAACTCCAGTACAAGAAGGTAAAGAGGACGGAGAAGAAATTGCTGCACCTCTCACACCAACAACTAATCTTAAAATGCTTTTTAGTGCCGTCAGTCCGGAAATTAGAGATAGGGAAAGCAAAATGAAGGACATATCAATTGGAACTGATGATGATGTGGTAGTTGTAGAACCACCTGACTTTGGAGATGATTTTGATTGGAAGCCAGCTGGTTCCAGGAAAGAAAAATCACTTGGATTGCTTTGTGCCAA attTTTGAATAAATATCCTGAAATGCCAACAACCAAGGACAGTAATGTTATAAGTTTAGATGAAATAGCTAAAGATTTAG gTGTAGAAAGAAGAAGGATATATGATATAGTAAATGTGTTAGAGAGTGTGGAAATAGTCAGTAGAATTGCTAAAAATAAATATGCCTGGCATGGCAAGTCTAACTTGCCTGTAACATTAGCTAAACTAAAG GCACTAGGAGATGCAGAAGGTTTTGCAGAGCAGATGAAGAAATTACGAGATTTTGAGTTAAGTCGAGAACTAGCAGAACAGAATGCAGCTATGTGTGGAACCAAGCTTGAAAAACCAACATTTAATATTGAAAATCTAGGTGGAACAG CATTAATGAGAAAAGACAAATCACTAGGCATAATGAGTCAAAAGTTTCTGATGCTGTTTCTCGTTTCTGAG CAAAAAACAGTGAATTTAGATCTAGCAGCGAAAATACTCATTGGTGATGCAAATGTAGATAGGTCTGACTATTCTAAATTCAAAA caAAGATTAGAAGATTATATGATATAGCCAACATTCTTACTAGTCTAGATCTCATTAGGAAAGTACATGTAACAGAATTTAGGGGAAGGAAACCAGCATTCAAGTATATAGGACCTGATTTAATGCAGATGCAAGACATTAGTG TATGTTATAATGATGGATTTCACAGACCAAGTTCGAGGCATTCATTGTTGGATTGTGTGAAGAATAACCAAG AAATGGTATCAGGAAAGAGATCATCAGAAGCCCAAACTACTT ATGACAAGAAAAGGAAGACTGATCCATGTAAAAGTGACAGAGGATTACAAGTGTGTGTATGTGAACCAGTAAAGAAACCATCATTTCCTCGACATTCATCATTTGAACAGATTTGTGAGGTGGCTGAGAAGGAACGGCAGAAATTATACGAGTCTATGTCACAACCCTGTAGTCCTACTCAGGATTATTCTGGTGATG AGTTTACAAAGAGTTTGAGTCAAGGTGACACCCCTACTGCTAGCCCGCCAAAGAAAAAGGGTTCAAGTAAAATAGTGGTACAACGCAATCTAACTAGTGAAGAAATCAGAAAATCAAAAAAAGCTGAGACAATTATTATTAAAACTGGAATACCTGCATGTAAAAATCCAACCATGATTCCTCTTACAAAAGATCAGATAGATGCTGTTTTAAAATCACTCAAAGTTCCAGTACCTCTGAAAGGGGACAAAAATGTCAGTGAAGAATCAGAGGAGTCGTCAGATGAAAAATTATCCAATAAAAGATCATCCACTGATAGTGAGTCGGAATCAGCTCCTAAAAAATTTAGGGTTGACTTTCCTTCACCTCCTTCAGATGATAATATAGAACAGAAAACTTTTTCTGACGGCAACAAAACACCAAAAGCACTTCATACAACTCCAGAATTCGTAGGTACTGTTGAACCTGAAAAATCTAGTGACTATGAACCATTGGCTGTGCCATTTCCTGAAATGGAAGACTCAATTGAAACAAATACTCATGTTGATAATTCAGTTGCTCAGATGGTAGGGAAAGTGCTAAAAACATCACAATCAAACATCCAAAGAATAGCTGTTCAGTTGCCAAATCAATCTCCTACAATACTTCAGTTTCCAGTTGTTAGTGTAGGTTCACCCACAGAGGCAACGAGGGTGACGCCTTCACAAGTACAAATTCTTCAAGGCATGCCAGTTAGTACGACAGGAAGAAATGGCCAGTCATTTAATTTTATGGTACCTCTAACATTTAGTCCTCCGTTGACACCTGATGCTAGTCAGTCATTGTTCTCCTTCCCGTCGTCAAACCAAACAAGCACCATGGTTACACAGATACAAACATCTGTGGGAATGGCTACGTCTAAAAAAGCTATCACCATTCCAAAGTTTGTCACTCCGACGGAAAGACCAGTTACTACTCAGTTCTATAGGAGCACCCCTGGTGGGTTAGTTCCTCTTACATCTAGTGAAATCATTACTCTCTCTAAAGATGGACCTTCAACGGCAGTGAGAAAACTTGATCTCCCAGACATTAGTGTGTAG